The proteins below come from a single Myripristis murdjan chromosome 10, fMyrMur1.1, whole genome shotgun sequence genomic window:
- the LOC115366988 gene encoding uncharacterized protein LOC115366988 has product MSDKNLLLIGKLMQTTFALRRKEVIDDEPPVGEILERWPALKIESQICAEFHRISNVNLKNCFFAELDQHTPRFLSLFRKRAARTGKVAEVLSEIFRIYDLQEQVDVHVRRAAVLRGLPAYLHEDDSGFLKQWDMSQSDEPNIDDVPVGLLLISAYSTDATFFCPERIAVVLEGTMVIDLPTFADAFVMLFALIYALHLSYPKALANTFDFTQKVLMGLEDGKLKPRVLSLKNAILAVE; this is encoded by the exons ATGAGTGACAAGAACCTTCTCCTGATTGGAAAGTTGATGCAGACCACCTTTGCCCTGCGGCGCAAAGAGGTCATTGATGATGAGCCACCTGTCGGTGAGATCCTGGAACGCTGGCCTGCCCTCAAAATTGAGTCACAG atcTGTGCAGAGTTTCACAGAATCTCAAACGTCAACCTGAAGAACTGCTTCTTTGCTGAGTTGGATCAACACACCCCCCGTTTTCTGAGCTTGTTCAGGAAGAGAGCTGCACGCACAGGGAAAGTAGCAGAAGTCCTCAGTGAGATCTTCAGGATTTATGACCTCCAG GAACAAGTTGACGTCCATGTCAGACGTGCTGCTGTCCTCCGTGGTCTCCCTGCATATTTGCATGAGGATGACTCTGGATTTCTGAAGCAATGGGAT ATGTCGCAGTCTGACGAACCAAACATCGACGACGTACCAGTTGGGCTCCTCTTGATCAGTGCCTATTCAACAGATGCTACATTCTTCTGCCCAGAGAGGATTGCAGTCGTGCTTGAGGGTACCATGGTTATTGATCTCCCCACATTCGCTGATGCATTTGTCATGCTTTTTGCACTCATTTATGCGCTGCATCTAAGTTACCCAAAAGCCTTGGCCAATACATTTGACTTTACCCAGAAAGTCTTGATGGGCCTGGAGGATGGGAAGCTGAAGCCTAGGGTGTTGAGccttaaaaatgccattttggcAGTGGAGTAA